The DNA region AGAGGTTTTGCACAATTAACCTCACAGGGTCTTAATGGAAAGGAGTTGAAGCAAGCACTATGGAAGCTTCACAGAGATGATTTTGCAAAGGGAAGAGGCTCTGCTCTGTCTGAGTGTTTTTGCGAATTCAAGTTGTGATTTTGGATCTCGGATTCATCGTTTTTGTAGTTttgacattattaatttaattttgcttTGTCACTCCTTAGCTTCTGTcagcttttttattattttgtattgaATGTGATGCTTTTTACTATCACTAATGAAATTTTTGGCAGACATTTGGTGTAAGAATGATTACCCAATTAGAAATATCCATCCTGTTATTGATCAAGTTTTGGTAAAAGAGTTTCTTTTATCCTGTTGTGTATAACAGCATAAGTAATGAGAATCTGACATACTGGCCTTTTGGTAAATGATTACACAATTAGAACTTGAATCTGGATCTGGCCGAATCTTATGAGCCACACAAAAGTCTGTAGTGGCCATCATTCTGCAACAGGCCGCACGTATTAGTTTTTTCAAGTAGagctaacataaaataaaataaaataaaagtatagtaaactaatattaaattaaattaaataattttcaacCAAACTTTTTCCAAAGCTAATAAGAAGGGCATTGTGTGCAGCCTGCTTGCATAATGTCTCCCTCCTCTCCTATTTTATGCACGTTTAGAACATTCTTCAAAGGTTGCAAATAGTGGCATTTCTATGGACCTTATATCCGTAACAATCAGAAATATCAGCTAATAAGGCCATAGGATAGCTAATCTAGAAATGGACTTAAAATGAGTGTTTCACagattttaattgtattttgttacTTCATGTAccctattttgaaatttaaattaaaaaaaatgatttttaaaaaatattttgtttgtaaaaattaatttatttttctcttctttcccatttttttgttaactaaagaaaagaaatgcaTCATTAcccataatttcttttttctcctatcGAAATACATAGTTTGGAGATCTTCAATTAGAAATTTTTAcaattcattttcattctcttctttaAATATGCAAGCAATTCACACATTAGTTCTGCAACTAAAAAAATTTCCTCTCAACCATCTCAAATCATCCTTTATATCTTTATAGCTATATATCAATCTCCTTAATTGTCTATCCCTTTCAATTTACcaccttttattattattattattattattattattattattattatttctaaattgaatttttaaaagaaattgtcaagtattatcacaatttaaattattcgttataaattgaaaatataatttattctgatatatttgtttattattgttttaaacaatttatatatatatatactgtgtGATGAACAGATTAAAATACTAGTTGCTATAAGTAttaccagaaaaaaaaatgaaaatgtaaacTTTTATGGGTATGTTCCAAACATGGTCTACACTTAGTTTCTAACTTCACAGTCCACCATCTCAACAGGGTTGAATCTCTCTCTGTACTGAAAATTTTcactaaaagagaaaagaaatacaTTTGTGAGATGGTGGGCCCCACAAAATGTATGTATCTTACTCTCTCTTGttagaaattgaaaatttccAGCTGGAGGGGATCTTTACGCATTTCGACACTCTGCAACCTCGAACTAAAGGTATGTTGGGTTGATGGCTTCCCACGCAAGAGCCTTCAACCACTAAAGTACTTCCTCTCTAAACAACCCGACTCCAAAGGCAAAGACTGAACTCTAATGCCCCCTAAAGGCAGCAACTCAATGTAGGCTTTAATAGTTAGGATTAAGAAAAGACTTTTTTGTTCAACACAACAGAAATACTGACGATCCGCACATCTGCTATCAGGGTGAAGTTTCCCAATCAAGTTTACTCATCTCCGACTAAAGCCATGAACTGATCTTCTGAGATATTAAAATTCACTTAAGAAATCAACTCCCAACAAACCCTAAACATACGGAACACAAATCTTGTCTTATGCGGTGTTAAATCACTCCTAATCTTTTATTAGCACTCTACTGACCTAACTCGTTTTTAACTGTCACCAAACCAAATTCCCACCTACAATAACAATTAGCAACAGAAATACCGAACCAGACAAAAAGCAATTTCCCCTAAAGATGAAAAGATGGATATGAAAACACACCTCAAACAACGTTGACGCACCTCAAACAACGATACATACATTGAAGGGGGAGAATTACTTCAGCCAAAAAGTGCACGAGAAATCGCACTTCCTCCACGTGCAATCTATCTTAATTccatcaaaattaattctacctaactttaaaacaaatacTCCAAGGTTGCTAATAGCACTCTTAACCTCATTTTGCACTAGACACCAGATGGATGAGACATTAAAACACTAAAGGGGCATCTTGTCTTATTTCTCTAAAAGGGACATTAAACATAAAGCAATCCTGCAACCATTAGAAGAGCATTTATTCAAGCAGAGTGATACCAATTGCTGCTACTTAAAATGTTAAATGAATCGATGATTTAACACTGCTGCAAATGTTCAACGAACCGATgattaacaaataacaatacATTTATAAGCTACACTGACTATGTATTCTACAAATACATCTGCTGAGTCTCAAAAAGGGAGTCATTCAAATGGGGCCAATCTCACAATTTAAACAATAACATCTTTTGTTAAATAGTATCTAAGCACTCAAATTGATGAGTTGCCAACCACACCATTCCCCAATCCGCAAAGATCCTTCGAGATCTGCCTCCTAATAGTTCCAAAGCGTCATCAGTTTGGCACTGCAGGAAATAAAGAAGATGCTACATTATGATCAACTCGACCTGCTCTGCTTCAATCAACTCAAAACGTACTTGAAATAATACATCATACTTCCAGTTCTGATAAAATTTTGTGCATCTACTCGAATATGATTTAAGTCATACAAACTAGTAAAGCAATAATACCCAATAGGAAAATAATCTTACTATATGTTGAAGTGTCAATTTGTTCAGGAAGCTCCTTTATGTCAACCTCAAACCTAGATTGCACCTGAAATCAGCATATAGAAACTTATCAATAAAAAGCACTGTATGGAGAAAACGTGCCTTGATTACTTCTCCATTTCCCAATGGCAGTACAAAGGAAATGTTCCTAAATCTCCATGGAAGTGGGGTCTAACCTGATTAAGAACCTCAGAGTCAGCAGTAGAGGACACGAAAGTAATTGCAAGTCCCTTCGTGCCAAATCTGCCAGCTCTTCCCACCTATCAATTCACATGTTAATTAAGAGATGGAGGGAACAGAGGTGAGAGGCAAATTACAAGCATGCAAAGATACAACCacataataggaaaaaaaacgtatagaaagataaaaaaaaatctaattatatGTATCCAGCAGTTACCCTGTGCAAGTAAGTATCAGCAGAATCAGGCATGTCATAGTTAATAACTATATTAACACGTTCTATGTCAATCCCCCTTCCAACTAAATCTGTTGCCACGAGAATCCTTTGCTTCCCTTCTTTGAAGCCCTTGTACCGTTTCAATCTGAAACAGGTAAATGTGTTCGAGGGGTAAAAATGAGACAGCAATTACTAGATAAAAGTTCAAATCCCTGCAAAAATATGAAGTAATGTAGATCATAGCCGCCATTCAAGTAAACGGATGACCAGAGCAGCTACAGCAAGAAATGCCAATTGGTCTACACTACTTTGAGATGGAGCTTCTGAGGCCCAGACCAATATTTTACTGAACCAAGGACAGGCACAATTAACAAAGTTTTTTACAGGTATAACAACTGAAAGGATCTAACAGTCCAAAAGTCCaagtatataaaaatcaacttaAAGCATTAAAAACACACAAAGACTGCACATGccttcaatttcaaaataacaaCTTATATATACCTCTCTTCCTGTGACATTGCAGAATGTATGCAGATAGATGGGAAGTTACACTCCACAAGCAACTTGTTCAACTCGGCAGCTCTGCTGAcacttttgacaaaaataactaCTTGGTTGAAATCCAGAGCATCAAGAAGATCATTCAGCTTACGATTCTTTTCTGTCTCTTGCAATTTGATATAGTGctgaaaaaggtgataaatgAGTAGAACTAATCTAGTAGACAgactttcattaaaaaaaaataataataacaagtggTGAGAATAAAATGTTACAAAACACACCTGGACAAGACCATGAAGAGTCAATTTGGCCTCATCGTCGACATAAATTTCCATGGGCTGAAAGTAAAAGGATCATCAATTAGAGGATGAAGATGACAAAAAACATCTATCAGAGAATGAAGATAACATTAAAAGATCATCAATCAGAGGATAAAGATATCAATCATCACAGAAATAGATATATAGATTTCAGTTATCTTGATTTATAAAACAGAACAATTGCAATTACATTTTAAACAAGAGCaaacattcaaaatttatacataaaccaacaaaaatgcataaaaaataataatcttgaTAAAGTTTATTAAAAGGGCAACGATGTTAGGCAAAAATAACAGCAACATAAACAATAAGAGGAACTACGAAACCATACTATCACATGAAGTAAAATAGATCATCACACAAATAGAACATTACATCTTGCATAAATTTCTTGCAAACTGGTCGGATCTCTTTACTGAGTGTAGCTGAAAACATCATCACTTGCTTATCATGGGGAGTCAGTTTGAAGATCTCTTGCACATCTCTTCTCATATCTGTGAAGATTATACAGAAAAAATCTTAAGAAATATGAAAGGCAGAACAAAATACCAGAGATTGCAAATGCAAAGCCACAAACAAGCAAATTTCCAGagaggaggaagaaagagaccaAGTGATTCGAGCATCTTGTCACACTCATCAAGTATAAAATGCCTCACGTTCTTTAAACCAAGGTCCTTATCTCTAGCCAGAGCAAGAATCCTCCCAGGTGTTCCAACAACAATGTGTGGGCATTCATTCTTGAGCAATTCTTTGTGAACCTTGATGTTGACACCACCATAGAAAACAGCAGCCTTTATATCAGGAAGATATGTGCTGAACCTCTCAAATTCGTGGCAAATCTGGACAAATTCAGCAAATGGATAAAGCTTTTGTATGTTTACACATGCATACATATGTTTGTCGGTTCTTGGTAACACAAGTAACTTCTTTAGTTATTAGAGACACATAATATTAGCAAACAAATTTCTCTAGAAAAACAGTTCAGATACACTAAAGAAGACATACCTGATAAGCCAGTTCTCTTGTGTGGCAAAGAACAAGAGCTGCAACTTGACCAGGAACAGGATCAACTTGCTGAAGTGtagacaaaacaaaaacagcAGTCTTTCCCATCCCAGATTTCGCTTGGCAAATGACATCCATTCCTAAGATTGCTTGAGGGATGCATTCGTGTTGCACTAATGAAGAAGCAAACAAAATTGTAGTGGACGAATCCTCAGTAAGTATATATGATCTGCCAGATCCTTTTAATGTAAAGGTTTACCGACCAATTTTCGTGACATATTAATATACTAGTAGTGATTACCTGATAAattcagaaaagaaaataaattagagtgaagggaaaaattataattgtgaaAAAAAACCAAGATACATATAGGGAGATAATCAAGCAAAATATTCTTTAGTAGAGGAAGtatgataatgaaaaaaatgtgtctagattatcttattttaaggctaaaaaagctttttttggtggcttcatgaaaaagaaaagccTTTGAAAGGGGAAAATCATATTTCCTCTACTGAAGAATGAATATCCAAACATGTCCCCAATCATACAATGATCAATAGATCACCCCTTAATAAAAATGGATATCCTTAAGAAACCAATGAAAGCTTAGACCAATGAATTCAACATGGTGTACAATTTATTGAGAAAGGTAACAAAAAATACACAATATCAGGACCAATAGCATTGGCAAATGGCACAGAAATGGCTTAAGAGCACAGATAAGCAGGCCATCTGGTATTGCTAGAAAGAAAAATGCTAATTAATCAAAGTCTAATACATGACAATTGACAAGTTTGTAGATTCAAGCAAAGACAGCATATGCTAAATCTTGCCTTCTGAAGGATGCTCAAATCCTGAATCTACAATGGCTCGAAGAAGCTCTGGTTTCAACAGGAAGTCTCGAAATCCCGAACTATGGATGCCAACATAACCCCTGCACCACAAAAAATGTACATGCGAAATGAGAAGATGTAAAATCAAAGGTTGGCTTGAGAAcctatcaattttatttttttaattatgaaaacatTGAATCAATACACATCACAAACTTTAAAGCCAAACACTAATATGGTATATATCAAACAAGACCTCCAATACTCaggaaataaaataatcttttgtTAGGATTCAGCAAGACACTGGCAAGCCTATGAAGCACAAATACATAGTTACATAAGTACTCCATCAACTTCAATATTTTGTTACATATGGCATCATATAATAATTCCCAAACTAGTATCGTCACAAATTGACATTATTATACCATTTATTCCATCAtactttttttctaatcaaactAAGAAAAATATGACCAGGGCTAGGCTTGAACCATATTTATTAACCACGGGTTGTGTGCTATAACACAGTTACAGCAGCATCACAGTTATGGGCTCTGTGGAAGCCCAACATATCACAGGTCACTGTCACAGCTGGAGCAGTGCGAATCAGAGCCACTCTTTCAGTCATTCATCAGAGACAGAGACTTTCTTAGGCCCCTCATTCAACTTTTTTTGGTGCTATTGGGTGGGGGGGATTTTGGATTTTGCTCCCTTTTATTTCATCAGAACACAAACCCTATTGTCCCACTCACTCCTTTCAAAAGCTAAATAAGGCACTACTCTCATTGGTCTCCTCTCTTTGACGCAAGCCACCTAACCCAGAGCTCTTGTCTGCATTTCCGATTAACCCATCATAGCAATCCAGTGAAATTTTTTGTCAACTCACAATTTGTGTGTTACACCAATTGCTTGAACAACGTCTTGTTCTCTAGACAACACCcacaaacaaattattaaaaacaacaaaataaataaacagttAAATTTGCATCTACGCTCCCTTAGGCAGGATGAGTTTATTCCAATTGAAGTACATAAGAACCAACAGTGATGCTACTTCTATTAGATGAATCTTACTCTATAAAAACTTCTCAATAATTAACAGTGAAAGTATGACAAACAATGAATGGCaccaaaaaaactattaaaaatgcaaatatatcaaatcattataaaatatatagatgAGATAAAGAGGAGAGAAACTAACTTCTTGCCAGATTCAGTAACGGGTTTAGCGGAATCGGgagctttttcttcttcttcttcgtagTCGATGAGCTCTTCCTCGTAAGCCTCAGTGTCCTTCAATTCTCCCATCCTATTTCCTGTtggttagggttagttttttCAGTTTCAGTTTGAGAGATTCAGAGAAAATAAATCGAATTAAATTTGccgaagagagagaaagagagggagaGTTGAGAGAAGCTGACCTTTGAAGACGCAAAACTTGTTCAAAttctaaaagaaaaggaaaataaaccCTAGATCTGGTTCTGGGTTTTAGGAAGAGCAACAGCGACTCAGCGAGTGAAGCAGTGACCGAGAACATATAGCGCGTGCAACCACTGAATAGACCAAAGTGCCCTTGCAATTCCGGATatgtacaaattttttttggatgaatTGATATGTAATGATACCAATTTAGGAAAGAtccattttatcaaaaaatttgtaaatgatttttttaacataatacaCGTCTAATTTATAACAGCTACTGTTTTATATACACTGTATAGGAGAGTATGTCTGCT from Glycine soja cultivar W05 chromosome 8, ASM419377v2, whole genome shotgun sequence includes:
- the LOC114422449 gene encoding DEAD-box ATP-dependent RNA helicase 56-like codes for the protein MGELKDTEAYEEELIDYEEEEEKAPDSAKPVTESGKKGYVGIHSSGFRDFLLKPELLRAIVDSGFEHPSEVQHECIPQAILGMDVICQAKSGMGKTAVFVLSTLQQVDPVPGQVAALVLCHTRELAYQICHEFERFSTYLPDIKAAVFYGGVNIKVHKELLKNECPHIVVGTPGRILALARDKDLGLKNVRHFILDECDKMLESLDMRRDVQEIFKLTPHDKQVMMFSATLSKEIRPVCKKFMQDPMEIYVDDEAKLTLHGLVQHYIKLQETEKNRKLNDLLDALDFNQVVIFVKSVSRAAELNKLLVECNFPSICIHSAMSQEERLKRYKGFKEGKQRILVATDLVGRGIDIERVNIVINYDMPDSADTYLHRVGRAGRFGTKGLAITFVSSTADSEVLNQVQSRFEVDIKELPEQIDTSTYMPN